The Benincasa hispida cultivar B227 chromosome 11, ASM972705v1, whole genome shotgun sequence genome has a segment encoding these proteins:
- the LOC120091004 gene encoding inactive protein kinase SELMODRAFT_444075-like, with amino-acid sequence MFSKAFTFSKNIQDLASEMFPGQVEAALKEAPGAKTAPDRVIVAVKAERVISKSALAWALTHVVRPGDCITLLAVFSVEKTGRRFWNFHKWSGDCASAVQENLPDRVHEISESCSQMVLHFHNQVEVQVRIKVITGTQGGSVAAEAKLKGVNWVILDRKLKNEVKSCLEELSCNIVTMKGSQPKVLRLNLECWSEPQTPFFSANSSPVRKGQQNRMKQTTPLANRPEEEPGASFRKSSKEGSKLGTESSIFLVYEQNPLYEGNLKGNHLPINETNDLSISVSSSNSMEEKVLSLPPTSVASNKKCVYWISQNHNISEGKTLSKSKRRFLRFASTPKVPFSNPTSLEKSTTFEDMRLNQSERKDYIVDSNIRDAVSLGRASSAPPPLCSICQHKVPVFGKPPRQFSLKELEEATDRFSDMNFLAEGGFGIVHRGILRDGQVVAVKQLKCGGLQADADFCREVRVLSCAQHRNVVLLIGFCIEGTMRLLVYEYICNSSLDFHLHGNGSQLDWHSRQKIAIGAARGLRYLHEDCRVGCIVHRDMRPHNILLTHDFEPMVADFGLARWHSKWSTSVEEQVIGTSGYLAPEYINGGMVSHKVDVYAFGMVLLELISGRRSCELHRLEGKQFISEWFHPISALQIQHLLTSSNHLVDPCMASEQSPDFYYQLHSMVRAASLCLCPDPESRPSMSKILRVLEGGDPVVPLGLDFDPVGCRSAHLGGLTSHNQIEARRSHTRTLSQ; translated from the exons ATGTTCTCAAAAGCCTTCACGTTTAGTAAAAACATTCAGGACTTGGCTTCTGAAATGTTCCCAGGCCAAGTCGAAGCCGCTTTGAAGGAGGCTCCTGGTGCTAAAACGGCGCCGGATAGAGTTATCGTCGCCGTCAAGGCTGAGAGAGTCATTTCCAAATCTGCACTGGCTTGGGCTCTTACTCATGTGGTTCGTCCTGGTGACTGTATAACCCTACTCGCCGTCTTCTCTGTCGAGAAAACTG GAAGAAGGTTCTGGAATTTTCACAAATGGAGCGGGGATTGTGCGAGTGCCGTTCAGGAGAACCTCCCGGATCGGGTACATGAGATCTCTGAGTCTTGTTCTCAGATGGTGCTTCATTTTCACAATCAAGTCGAG GTACAAGTTAGGATTAAAGTTATCACAGGAACACAAGGAGGATCTGTCGCTGCTGAAGCAAAATTAAAAGGAGTTAACTGGGTCATACTAGACAG GAAATTGAAGAATGAGGTAAAGAGTTGCCTGGAAGAACTAAGCTGCAATATTGTCACAATGAAGGGGTCTCAGCCGAAAGTTCTCAGGCTTAATTTGGAGTGCTGGAGTGAACCTCAAACTCCCTTCTTTTCGGCTAATTCTTCTCCTGTTCGGAAAGGTCAACAAAATAGAATGAAGCAGACAACTCCATTAGCAAACAGACCAGAAGAAGAACCAGGTGCCTCTTTCAGAAAATCCTCAAAAGAAGGATCAAAATTGGGTACTGAGTCTTCTATTTTCCTTGTATATGAGCAAAACCCGCTATATGAAGGAAACTTGAAAGGAAATCACCTGCCGATTAATGAGACTAACGATTTAAGCATTTCAGTATCTTCATCCAACTCAATGGAAGAAAAAGTTCTCTCTCTACCTCCAACATCTGTGgcttcaaataaaaaatgtgtCTATTGGATTTCTCAGAACCATAACATTTCGGAAGGAAAAACTCTATCCAAGTCCAAAAGAAGATTCCTTAGATTTGCCTCAACTCCAAAGGTGCCATTCAGTAATCCTACAAGCCTTGAGAAGAGCACGACTTTTGAAGATATGAGGCTCAACCAGTCGGAGAGAAAAGACTACATTGTGGACTCAAACATCAGGGATGCTGTCTCTTTGGGCAGAGCATCCTCTGCACCCCCTCCTCTGTGCTCAATATGTCAACATAAGGTGCCAGTTTTTGGAAAACCTCCCAGACAGTTCTCCCTCAAAGAGCTCGAAGAAGCTACTGACAGATTTTCAGATATGAACTTCTTGGCAGAAGGTGGTTTCGGAATTGTTCATAGAGGAATCTTGAGAGATGGTCAAGTTGTAGCTGTGAAGCAGTTGAAATGTGGAGGCTTACAAGCAGATGCTGATTTTTGTCGGGAAGTTCGGGTGTTGAGTTGTGCACAACACAGAAATGTAGTGTTGCTCATTGGGTTTTGTATTGAGGGCACGATGAGGTTATTGGTCTATGAGTACATATGCAATAGTTCATTGGATTTCCATTTACATG GGAATGGAAGCCAGTTAGATTGGCATTCAAGGCAAAAAATAGCAATAGGAGCAGCACGAGGTTTACGTTATCTTCATGAAGATTGCAGAGTCGGGTGTATAGTCCATAGAGACATGCGACCTCACAATATCCTTCTAACACATGATTTTGAACCCATG GTTGCTGATTTCGGGCTGGCAAGGTGGCATTCTAAATGGTCTACCAGTGTTGAGGAGCAAGTCATTGGAACTTCAGG GTATCTAGCACCAGAGTACATCAATGGCGGTATGGTATCACATAAAGTGGATGTATATGCATTTGGCATGGTTTTATTAGAGTTGATTAGTGGCAGAAGAAGCTGTGAGCTGCACCGTCTAGAGGGCAAACAATTCATATCAGAATGGTTCCACCCCATCTCTGCGTTGCAAATTCAACATTTACTAACTAGTAGTAATCATTTAGTCGATCCATGCATGGCGTCCGAGCAATCCCCCGACTTCTATTATCAACTACATTCTATGGTTCGTGCCGCTTCCTTGTGTCTATGTCCAGATCCTGAATCAAGACCCTCAATGTCAAAG ATTCTTCGAGTACTAGAAGGAGGAGATCCAGTTGTTCCTCTTGGGTTAGACTTCGACCCGGTCGGCTGCAGAAGTGCACACTTGGGTGGTCTGACGTCTCACAACCAAATCGAAGCAAGAAGAAGCCATACTCGTACACTCTCACAATGA
- the LOC120091005 gene encoding protein JINGUBANG-like, whose amino-acid sequence MFGEGNSIPRAKYGGNMAHSDPNISSTLTEDDFAMRNSSASVGGHAFYDASRMSGEGSPMTMSPWNQTSMFAKSPWSQVEENSGPQNGLIGSLVREEGHIYSLAASGELLYTGSDSKNIRVWKNLKEYAAFKSSSGLVKAIIISGEKIFTGHQDGKIRVWKVSQKNPSEHKRAGTLPTLKDIFKSSINPNNYVEGRGRRRALWIKHSDAVSCLSLTEDKLLLYSASWDRTLKVWRIADSKCLESLNVHDDAVNSVVASVEGLVFTGSADGTVKVWKREAKGKATKHTLLESLLKQECAVTALAVTTAGTVVYCGSSDGMVNFWERKGKLTHGGVLKGHKLTVLCLVAVGSMVFSGSADKTICVWRREGAIHTCLSVLTGHTGPVKCLAAEEDNESSKNGDRQWIVYSGSLDKSIKVWRVSEMAADRNAVAMMQQQFGNDSDSVPSERSFSSSNRAASINKRL is encoded by the coding sequence atgtttggaGAAGGCAACAGCATTCCTCGAGCCAAATACGGAGGCAACATGGCTCATTCCGACCCCAACATTTCCTCCACCTTAACCGAAGACGATTTTGCCATGAGAAACAGCAGTGCTTCCGTCGGCGGCCATGCTTTTTATGACGCAAGTCGTATGAGTGGCGAAGGCTCTCCCATGACAATGTCACCATGGAATCAAACCTCCATGTTTGCTAAATCTCCCTGGTCTCAAGTGGAAGAGAACAGCGGCCCTCAAAATGGCTTAATTGGCTCTCTAGTTCGTGAAGAAGGCCATATCtattctttagctgcttcaggGGAGCTTCTTTACACTGGCTCCGACAGCAAGAACATTCGAGTTTGGAAGAATTTGAAGGAATACGCTGCATTTAAATCAAGCAGTGGGTTAGTGAAAGCTATTATAATCTCAGGTGAGAAGATTTTCACTGGACATCAAGATGGGAAAATCCGCGTCTGGAAAGTGTCACAAAAGAATCCAAGTGAGCATAAACGAGCTGGGACATTGCCAACACTGAAAGACATATTCAAAAGCTCAATTAATCCCAACAATTATGTCGAAGGACGAGGACGTCGAAGGGCTTTGTGGATCAAACACTCTGATGCAGTGTCTTGTTTGAGCTTAACTGAGGATAAACTGCTTTTATACTCTGCTTCATGGGATAGAACATTGAAGGTATGGAGAATTGCAGATTCAAAGTGCTTGGAATCATTGAATGTGCATGATGATGCGGTGAATTCAGTTGTGGCAAGTGTCGAGGGGCTGGTGTTTACAGGGTCAGCCGATGGAACAGTGAAAGTATGGAAAAGGGAAGCGAAAGGGAAGGCAACAAAGCACACACTTTTGGAGTCATTGCTGAAGCAAGAATGTGCAGTGACAGCGTTGGCCGTGACGACGGCTGGAACCGTCGTGTATTGTGGGTCATCTGATGGAATGGTGAATTTCTGGGaaaggaaagggaaattaaCACACGGTGGTGTTCTGAAAGGGCATAAGCTGACTGTGTTGTGTCTGGTGGCTGTGGGGAGTATGGTTTTCAGTGGCTCCGCTGATAAGACTATATGTGTGTGGCGGAGAGAAGGGGCAATCCATACATGTCTGTCGGTGCTGACCGGCCACACCGGGCCGGTGAAATGTCTGGCGGCGGAGGAGGATAATGAATCGTCTAAGAATGGGGACAGGCAATGGATAGTGTATAGTGGGAGTCTGGATAAATCAATTAAGGTGTGGCGTGTATCTGAGATGGCGGCGGATAGGAATGCAGTGGCGATGATGCAGCAACAATTTGGAAATGATTCAGATTCAGTGCCATCAGAAAGAAGCTTCTCCTCTTCCAACAGAGCAGCCAGCATAAACAAACGACTGTGA